The Hippoglossus stenolepis isolate QCI-W04-F060 chromosome 11, HSTE1.2, whole genome shotgun sequence genome includes a window with the following:
- the acadm gene encoding medium-chain specific acyl-CoA dehydrogenase, mitochondrial: MSVKSLIIPSVNSHVTPSGPWITEVGQKSYHVHHGPVTWSHPAAVIGRAELHVAAGHGDPSLLLLSTRRVEAMLFNKVLRAGVRSGIRLQSSGASAASSTAPSPSLGFSFEMTDQQKEFQQLARRFAREEIVPAAAAYDKSGEYPFPIIKKAWELGLMNSHIPQDYGGMGLSIFDSCLITEELAYGCTGVQTAIEANSLGQMPVIIAGNEAQKSKYLGRMAEEPLMCAYCVTEPGAGSDVSAIKTRAVKTGDEYVVNGQKMWITNGGKANWYFLLARTNPDPKCPAGKAFTGFILDADTPGVQIGRKEMNMGQRCSDTRGITFEDVRIPKENVLVGEGAGFKIAMGAFDNTRPPVAAGATGLAQRALDEATNYALERKTFGKVIAEHQAVAFLLAEMAMKVELARMAYQRSAWEVDQGRRNTYYASIAKAFAGDIANQVASDAVQVFGGNGFNSEYPVEKLMRDAKIYQIYEGTAQIQRLIISREHLGRYKK, translated from the exons ATGTCAGTGAAGTCCCTGATCATCCCAT CTGTAAACTCTCATGTAACTCCGTCAGGACCTTGGATAACTGAAGTGGGGCAAAAGTCATATCACGTACACCACGGACCTGTCACGTGGTCCCATCCCGCTGCTGTGATTGGCCGAGCGGAGCTTCATGTGGCTGCAGGACACGGAGATCCGTCACTTCTGCTCCTGAGCACCCGACGTGTTGAAGCGATGCTGTTCAACAAG gtacTCAGAGCCGGCGTGCGGTCCGGGATCCGGCTGCAGAGCTCCGGTGCTTCTGCAGCCAGTTCTACAGCACCTTCCCCATCCCTCGGGTTCTCATTTG AGATGACAGATCAGCAGAAGGAGTTCCAGCAGCTGGCGAGGAGGTTTGCACGTGAAGAGATCGTCCCCGCCGCAGCTGCTTATGACAAGAGCGGTGAA TATCCTTTCCCCATCATCAAGAAAGCATGGGAGCTTGGTCTCATGAACAGTCACATTCCTCAGGACTATG GTGGAATGGGCTTGTCGATCTTCGACAGCTGCCTCATCACAGAGGAGTTGGCTTACGGCTGCACAGGAGTGCAGACCGCTATCGAGGCAAACTCTCTGGGA CAAATGCCTGTTATTATTGCTGGCAATGAAGCACAGAAGAGTAAATACCTGGGCAGGATGGCTGAGGAGCCTCTTATGTGT GCGTACTGCGTCACTGAGCCGGGGGCAGGCTCCGACGTGTCCGCCATCAAGACGCGAGCTGTGAAGACGGGCGATGAGTATGTTGTTAACGGGCAGAAGATGTGGATCACAAACGGTGGGAAAGCTAACTG GTACTTCCTCCTGGCTCGTACTAACCCAGACCCTAAATGTCCAGCCGGCAAGGCCTTCACTGGCTTCATCTTAGATGCTGACACTCCAGGAGTTCAGATTGGAAGGAAG GAGATGAACATGGGCCAGAGATGTTCTGACACCAGAGGCATCACCTTTGAGGACGTCAGGATACCAAAGGAGAACGTCCTGGTCGGAGAGGGAGCTGGCTTCAAAATCGCCATGGGAGCTTTTGACAACACGAGGCCTCCA GTGGCAGCAGGAGCAACAGGCCTGGCACAGAGGGCTCTGGATGAAGCCACTAACTACGCTCTGGAGAGGAAGACCTTCGGCAAAGTGATCGCTGAG CACCAGGCCGTGGCGTTCCTTCTGGCTGAGATGGCGATGAAGGTGGAGCTGGCCCGCATGGCGTACCAGCGCTCAGCCTGGGAAGTGGACCAGGGCCGCAGAAACACCTACTACGCTTCCATCGCCAAGGCCTTCGCCGGAGACATCGCCAATCAGGTGGCCAGTGATGCTGTTCAGGTGTTTGGAGGCAACGGGTTCAACAGCGAATACCCGGTGGAGAAGCTGATGAGAGACGCTAAGATCTACCAG aTCTACGAGGGAACGGCTCAAATCCAAAGACTCATTATTTCCAGAGAACATCTGGGAAGATATAAGAAATGA